TGCCGCCCAATGGTTTTACCGGCAAGATGCACCAGATGGACCTGCGGGTCGGCGGCAGCTACCGGATGTCGTTCACCAATTTCAGCACCGGCAAGAGCCACGCCTTCGGCGGGGCTTATATCGAGCTGGTGCCGGGTGAGCGCATCCGCTACACGGACAAGTTCGAGGACCCGAACCTGCCGGGTGAGATGCAGACCACGGTGAGCCTGAAGAAAGTGTCTTGCGGCACCGAGCTGCACATCGTGCAGGAAGGCGTGCCCGAGGTGATCCCGGCCGAGGCCTGCTACCTCGGCTGGCAGGAATCGCTGGTGCTGTTGGCGAAGCTGGTCGAGCCGGAGATTCCGGATTAGCGCAAACGGGGCGGGTTACTGCTTGCCCGCCACCGGCACGAAGTCCACTTTCTCGCGCACCGCGCAGTCCGGGCAGGGCCAGTCGTCCGGGATCTGCGACCACTGCGTGCCGGGCGGGAAGCCCTCGCGTTCGCAGCCGACGCTTTCGTCGTAGATGTAGCCGCAGTCGGTGCACTGGAATTGTTTATGTGTGGGCACGGCCCCCGCCTGCGCCGCGCCCGCCTTGACGCGTTCGCCCGGGAACAGCTCCGGCCGACCGTCGTCGAGTCTGGCGCCCATCCATTTCTTCAGCAGCGCCTCGCGCTTGGGCGGGTGGAGGCTGGCGCGGGTGAGGTCGCCCTTGTAGTGCTTGACCACCAGCGGGTCCATCTGCCGGAACCACAGCCAGGGCACGTAGGCGATCAGGATCATCGCCGCGTAGCCGGTCGGCAGCTGCGGGCTGTCGTCGAAGTGGCGCAGCGCCTGGAAGCGGCGTGTCGGGTTGGCGTGATGGTCGGAGTGCCGCTGCAGCTGGTACAGGAACAGGTTGGTGATGATGTTGTTGCTGTTCCAGGAATGCGCCGGCGTGCAGCGCTCCCAGCGCCCGCTCGGCTCCTTCTGCCGCGCAAGTCCGTAGTGCTCGAGGTAGTTCACCACTTCCAGCAGCGAGGCGCCGTAGAGCGCCTGCAGCAGCAGGAAGGGCAGCGCCGCCCAGCCGAGCCAGGCCGTGATCGCGCCAAAGAAAATCACCGTCATCGCCCAGGCCTGCAGGTTGTCGTTCTCCAGGCTCAGCACGCGCTTGCCCTTGCGATGGAGTCGCTCCTTCTCGATGTTCCAGGCGGAGCGCAGGCTGCCGATCATGGTGCGCGGCAAAAAGGCCCAGAAGCTCTCGCCCATCTTCGAGCTGGCCGGATCCTCCGGCGTGGCCACGTTCTTGTGGTGGCCGCGATTGTGCTCGACGTAGAAATGCCCGTAGGCCACCGGCGCCAGCGTCAGCTTGGCCAGCCAGCGCTCGAAGCCGTCTTTCTTGTGGCCCAGTTCATGCGCAGTGTTGATGGCGATGCCGTTCGCGGTGCCCACGGTGAAAATGAGGCCCACCAGGTGCCAGAGCGGAACATCGGCCTGCACCGCGAGCCAGGCGCCCCAGACGGTGACGGCAAACTGGGTGGGGATGTAGGCATAGACGATGGCGCGGTAGTAACGGTCGTTCTCCAGCCCGGCCACGGCCGACTCGGGCGGATTGGTCGGGTCCGTGCCGATCAGCCAGTCGAGCAGCGGGATCAGCACGTAAAGAATGAGCGGCCCGCCCCAGGCCCACAGACCGAAGCCGGTCGTCTGGTAAAGATAGAGCGCGAGCCCCACCAGCACGGGGATGCAGGGGCTGAGCAGCCACAGGTAACGCTTGCCGTCGATCCAGGGAGTTGCTGCTGTCGCCGTGCTGTCCATGGCCTGCCCCGCGTCTTATTTAGGGTCGCCGGGCGGCGACCCTGATGTGCCGGAGTATAGCCCTTGAACGTTCGTTTAACAGCCCGGGCTCAGCGCTGCTCCGGCGCGCGGATGACGACGGTGCCGGCCAGCTTGTCGTGCCAGCCCTGCTTGCGCTTGTCCCAGCCGACCCACAGCAGTCCCAGGCCGAAGGGGATGGTGGAAACGAAGTAGCCGAGGTAGCGGACGATGAACTGGCCGGTGCTGGGCCTGCCCAGCGTGTTCGCGTCCACGATGACGGCGTTGATCACCATCTTGCCCGGCGTGGCCGAGCGGTAGGCCCAGAACACGAGTACCGCCACCGCCGGGAAGATCCACTCCAGCAGGATCTGCATGCTGCCCAGCGCGCGGGCCGGGTTGAAATATTCCTTGCCGACCAGTGCCAGCGCCACGGGCACGATCACCATCATGAGCAGGATGGTATCGATGAGGCTGGCGCCGACCCGCGCCCAGAAGCCGACGTACTGCACGGGCGTGGCAGGGATCGCGGGTTCCATGGGTCTGCCTCCGGTGTCTGGCTGAATCTATAGCACTCATTCAGGCGCGGCGGGAACTTTGCTAGGGTGGTGTTCCGAAAATATCCTTCGTCGTTCCGGACAAGCCGACAGTTTTCTGTCGCCCCGGCGGAAGCCGGGGCCCAGTGCCTTTGAAAAGGCGGGCGCGTTCCAGAATCCAGAACCTTAACAAGGCACTGGATGCCGGCTTCCGCCGGCATGACGATCTAAAGAGTCTTGCGGAACAGCACATCAGGGTGGCCGCATGGGGGGGTTGAGTTCAGCGTGAGTACGCGGCTGGCGGCGCCGGTGTATCGTCTGGTGTTCGCCAACCGGCACCGCAAGCTCAGGCACTGGTACGGGGGGAAGTGATGGCCACGGCATTCGTCACCGGCGGCTCGGGCTTCGTCGGCCGCAACCTGATCCGGCACCTCAAGGCGCGCGGCGAGACGGTGCGCGCGCTGGCGCGCTCGGAGGCCGCGGCCGCAGCCGTGCGGGCGGCGGGCGCACAACCGGTGCGCGGCGACCTCGAGGATTTCCGCGCGCTGCGCGAGGGCCTGTCCGGCTGCGAGGTGGTGTATCACGCCGCGGCCGAGGTCAGCGAGTGGGGCCCGCGCGAGCGCTTTCACCGGGTGAACGTGGTCGGCACGCAGAACCTGCTCACCGCCGCGCGCGCGGCGGGCGTGAAGAAGTTCGTGCACGTCAGCACCGAGGCGGTGCTGTGCGACGGCTCGCCGCTGAGGAACGTCAACGAGGGCCGCCCGCTGCCGGCGCGGCCGCTGCCGCGCTATCCGGAAACCAAGGGCCTGGCCGAGAAGTACGTGCTCGAGGCTAACAGCCCGCAGATGGAAACCGTGGTCGTGCGCCCGCGGCTGATCTGGGGCGCGGGCGACACCACGCTGCTGCCGCAGCTCATCGAGGGCGTGCGCACGGGCCGCTTCATGTGGGTGGATGGCGGCAGGTTCCTGACCTCGACCACGCACGTGGACAACGTCTGCGAAGGCCTGCTGCTGGCGGCCGAGAAGGGCCGCGGCGGGCAGGTGTACTTCGTCACCGACGGCGCGCCGATCCCGTTCCGCGAGTTCATCACCGCGCTGTTCGCGACCCAGGGCGTGGACCCGGGCGACAAGACCATCCCGCATTTCCTCGCGCTCGCCTTTGCCGCCGCCTGCGAATGGCTGTGGGAGACCTTCAGGCTGAAGGGCCGGCCGCCGGCCACGCGCATGGCGGTGCGCCTCGGTGGCGAGGAAGTGACGGTGGACGACAGCAAGGCGCGACGCGAGCTGGGCTACGTCGGCCGCGTGACGCGCGAGGCCGGCCTGGCGGCAATGCGAAGGTAAGAGCGTGACAAGATAACAGGATTGACAAGATGCTCAGGCAAGCCAGGCGCACGGGTTTTCCAGAACCCGAAAAAGCCCAACCTGTTAATCCTGTGCATCCTGTTTATCCTCTCCATTCTTCATTCGAGGAAGCGCCATGGACCTCCAGCGTCCGCCCATCGTGATGATTCACGGCATGTACGCCACCGGCCGCGTGTGGCGCAACTGGCAAGGCTTCTTCGAGCGCGCCGGCTTCCAGGTGCACACACCGACGCTGCGCCTGCACGACGTGGCTCCGGAAGCGCCGCCGCCGGAAGGCCTCGCCACCCTGAGCGTGGCCGATTACGTGGCCGATCTGGAGCGCTACATCCAGGCACTCGGCGAAAAGCCCGTCCTGTTCGGGCATTCGATGGGCGGACTGCTGGCGCAGCTCCTGGCGGCGCGCGGCCACGCCCGCGCGGCGGTGCTGGTGACGCCGGCGCCACCGGCAGGCATCAACGCGATCAAGCCGCGGCCGCTGCTGACTTTCATCCGCATCCTCAGCCGCTGGGGCTTCTGGCGCAAGCCGCACCGGCCGACGCGCCGCGCCGCCGACTTCGGCATGTTCAACCGGCTGGAGAAACGCGTTGCGGACGAGGAATACGCCGGCTTCGTGCATGAGTCCGGCCGCGCGCTGTTCGAGATCGCGTACTGGTGGCTGGACCGCCGCCACACGACGCGGCTGGATTTCGCCGCCATGCCCTGCGACCTGCTGCTGCTCGGCGGGCAGGATGACGGCACGGTGGCGGCCAGCGTGGTGCGCGCCACCGCCAGGCGTTACGGCGCGCGTGCGACCTACCTCGAGCTGCCGGGCCATTCGCATTTCCCGATGTCCGAGCCGGGCTGGGAGCAGGTGGCGCAGCGCTGCCTGGACTGGTTGAAGGCGCGCTAGTTTGACCGCCCCCACCCCCACCCTCCCCCATCGAGGGGGAGGGAGCTTACGCACGACGGGCGCGATTCTGGTTTACGTCGCGCTCGTGCTGGGCGTGGATGCGCTCGCCTACCTGGAAGTCGCCTGGCCGTTCGAGTGGAAGGTCTTCCGCTGGGTCTGGGGCGACGTCGAGATCTTCAAGCTGCTGTTCTGGCTGTTCATCCCGCTGGCGTTCTGCTGGCGCAACCTCGACCGCGGCTGGTATGGCATCGCGCGCTGGCGCGCCGGCGATGTCATCCTGCTGATCGTCGTTGCCGGCGTCGGCGGCTTGCTGTTGCTGCTGATTCCGCTGGTGCCGGAGCTGCGCGAGGGTTATACCGGCATCGGCGCGCTGTCGGCCGCGGTCAAGCGCGAGTTCGTGATCGGCATTTCGATTTGGACGCTCACTTGGCTGCCGGGCTGGGAATTCCTGCTGCGCTACGTGCTGCTGCGCGCGGTCGCGGCGCAATGGCCGCGCTACGGCTGGTGGCTGGTGCCGCTGGCGGAAGGCCTATACCACTTGCAGAAGGCCTGGCCGGAAACCCTGGCCGCGGTGCTGTTCTCGGCCGTGCTGAGCTGGTGGGCGCTGCGCCGCCGCAACGGCCTGCTGCCGCTGGTTGCGCACCTGATCATCGAGATCGAGCTGATCGCGCTGATGCTGATGTGGTGAGCGGGGTTCCGCCCGCCGCCATTGGCGGCCGTCCTTGTGGAACCGGGCTGCCGGCGCTAAAGTCCAAGCCGTCATGAAACGGCTGCGCAAAGCCCTGAGCCTGCTGCTGGGTGCGGTCCTGTTGGTCCAGGGTTATGCCCTGTCCGCGGCGCCCTTGCCCGCAGACACGAGCAAGCCGGTGGCCAGTCTCGCCGCCGACATGCCCTGCCACGGGGCAGCGGACCAGACGGCCGATAATGCCGACGCCGCCTGCTGTGGCAGCGACTGCCCGGACATGACTGCCTGCCTGCTGGGCCAGCTGGCGGTCACGGCCTGCTTTGCCTTCGAGCCCTCCCGCGCGCCGGGCGAAAGACCCGACGCAGGCCCGTCCACGCTGCTGATCCAGCCACCCGCCGCCCTGCTGAGACCTCCCATCGCGCTCCACGGTTGATCGCGCCGCGGCGCGCTTGCGCCGCTGTTCCGGGCCCTTGTGGGCTCACCGTGGAGACGAGACATGAGCAATTCCATACGCCGCGCCTGCGCGCGGCTGCTGCTGGCGCTGGCGGGCATCCCGTGGCTAGCGCCCGGCGTCACGCAGGGCGCGGAACCGCTGGGCATGCATGAAGCCTCGCAGCTGGCGCTGCAGCATCAGCCCCTGCTGGACGGCCTGGCCGCGCAGAACCGGGCCGCGCGCGAGGCGGCCGTCGCCGCGCGCCAGCTGCCGGACCCGCAGCTGGTCGCCGGCGTCGCCGACCTGCCCGTCAACGGCGACGACGCCTATTCGCTGCAACGGGATTCCGACACCCAGCTCCAGCTGGGGCTGATGCAGGAATTCCCGCGCGCGGAGAAGCGCCGCCTGCGCGGCGAACAGGTCGAGCGCGAGGCGGAGCGCCTGCTGGCCGAGCGGCATCTCACCGAGCGCGCCATCCGCCGCGACACGGCGCTGGCCTGGCTGGAGGTCTGGCGTTACCTGCAACTGCGGGCACTGCTGGACGCCAGCCTGCGCGAGGCCGAAGCCCAAGCCCAGTCCGCTGAGATCAATTACCGCAGCGGGCTTGCCACGCTGGCCGAGGTGCTCGCGGCGCGCGTCAGCCAGGCGCGCCTGCAGGACGAGGTCGCGGCAGCGGAGCAGAGCATCACGCATGCGCGCAACCTGCTGTCACGCTGGATCGGTG
This Nevskiales bacterium DNA region includes the following protein-coding sequences:
- a CDS encoding SRPBCC family protein translates to MPGSTIRLHRVLRAPPERVYRAFTEADAMCKWLPPNGFTGKMHQMDLRVGGSYRMSFTNFSTGKSHAFGGAYIELVPGERIRYTDKFEDPNLPGEMQTTVSLKKVSCGTELHIVQEGVPEVIPAEACYLGWQESLVLLAKLVEPEIPD
- a CDS encoding rubredoxin, whose product is MPTHKQFQCTDCGYIYDESVGCEREGFPPGTQWSQIPDDWPCPDCAVREKVDFVPVAGKQ
- a CDS encoding RDD family protein, yielding MEPAIPATPVQYVGFWARVGASLIDTILLMMVIVPVALALVGKEYFNPARALGSMQILLEWIFPAVAVLVFWAYRSATPGKMVINAVIVDANTLGRPSTGQFIVRYLGYFVSTIPFGLGLLWVGWDKRKQGWHDKLAGTVVIRAPEQR
- a CDS encoding NAD-dependent epimerase/dehydratase family protein, with product MATAFVTGGSGFVGRNLIRHLKARGETVRALARSEAAAAAVRAAGAQPVRGDLEDFRALREGLSGCEVVYHAAAEVSEWGPRERFHRVNVVGTQNLLTAARAAGVKKFVHVSTEAVLCDGSPLRNVNEGRPLPARPLPRYPETKGLAEKYVLEANSPQMETVVVRPRLIWGAGDTTLLPQLIEGVRTGRFMWVDGGRFLTSTTHVDNVCEGLLLAAEKGRGGQVYFVTDGAPIPFREFITALFATQGVDPGDKTIPHFLALAFAAACEWLWETFRLKGRPPATRMAVRLGGEEVTVDDSKARRELGYVGRVTREAGLAAMRR
- a CDS encoding alpha/beta hydrolase, with the protein product MDLQRPPIVMIHGMYATGRVWRNWQGFFERAGFQVHTPTLRLHDVAPEAPPPEGLATLSVADYVADLERYIQALGEKPVLFGHSMGGLLAQLLAARGHARAAVLVTPAPPAGINAIKPRPLLTFIRILSRWGFWRKPHRPTRRAADFGMFNRLEKRVADEEYAGFVHESGRALFEIAYWWLDRRHTTRLDFAAMPCDLLLLGGQDDGTVAASVVRATARRYGARATYLELPGHSHFPMSEPGWEQVAQRCLDWLKAR
- a CDS encoding CPBP family glutamic-type intramembrane protease, with amino-acid sequence MTAPTPTLPHRGGGSLRTTGAILVYVALVLGVDALAYLEVAWPFEWKVFRWVWGDVEIFKLLFWLFIPLAFCWRNLDRGWYGIARWRAGDVILLIVVAGVGGLLLLLIPLVPELREGYTGIGALSAAVKREFVIGISIWTLTWLPGWEFLLRYVLLRAVAAQWPRYGWWLVPLAEGLYHLQKAWPETLAAVLFSAVLSWWALRRRNGLLPLVAHLIIEIELIALMLMW